In a genomic window of Pirellulales bacterium:
- a CDS encoding nucleoside hydrolase yields MVLRKIILDVDPGIDDALALTIALFEPRVEVLAVTAVGGSVSPERAGRNVQTIIENLDPPRWPRVGAPTLPDRTLPADNCHIYGADGLGNSGFAVSELHHLHPAAKVIADEVRAAPEEVTIVCLGPLTNLAGAFRRDPGLPGQVGQMVIMGGAIGGGNVTPAAEFNMFCDPQAARDVMRQPTTMTLIPLDVTKQVVMTFGELDRLPPESTKVGRFLRRILPYAFRTHRQEYGLEGMYLHDTVAFVASLHPELFTTERMAADVETQGELTTGAIVFDHRPVPQWRHNLYVATKVDVAAVMDVIIRGIAEAAHAG; encoded by the coding sequence TTGGTCCTTCGAAAGATTATTCTGGACGTCGACCCAGGCATTGACGATGCCCTGGCACTGACGATCGCGCTGTTCGAGCCGCGCGTCGAGGTTCTGGCGGTAACCGCCGTGGGGGGTAGCGTGTCGCCTGAGCGCGCCGGCCGCAATGTTCAGACCATTATCGAGAATCTCGATCCGCCGCGCTGGCCGCGGGTTGGTGCCCCGACGCTGCCAGATCGTACGCTGCCGGCCGACAATTGCCATATCTACGGCGCCGATGGACTGGGCAACAGCGGCTTCGCCGTCTCTGAACTGCATCACCTGCATCCGGCGGCCAAAGTCATCGCCGACGAGGTCCGTGCTGCCCCCGAGGAGGTCACCATTGTCTGCCTGGGCCCATTGACCAACCTGGCCGGGGCCTTTCGTCGCGATCCTGGACTACCGGGCCAGGTGGGCCAAATGGTGATCATGGGCGGAGCCATTGGCGGAGGGAATGTCACTCCTGCCGCCGAGTTCAACATGTTTTGCGATCCTCAAGCGGCACGAGATGTCATGCGGCAGCCCACGACCATGACATTGATTCCGCTCGACGTCACCAAGCAAGTCGTGATGACGTTCGGTGAGTTGGATCGATTGCCGCCGGAGTCGACCAAGGTCGGGAGATTTCTGCGACGCATTCTGCCTTACGCCTTCCGCACGCACCGCCAGGAGTATGGCCTGGAAGGGATGTACCTGCACGATACAGTGGCATTTGTCGCTTCGTTGCATCCCGAACTATTCACGACCGAGCGGATGGCCGCCGATGTCGAAACGCAGGGCGAGTTGACCACAGGCGCGATTGTCTTCGATCACCGTCCCGTGCCGCAGTGGAGGCACAATCTTTACGTCGCCACAAAAGTCGACGTGGCCGCCGTCATGGACGTGATCATTCGCGGCATCGCGGAAGCGGCACACGCCGGCTGA
- a CDS encoding trypsin-like peptidase domain-containing protein, whose amino-acid sequence MNRNRSKFYLAGILLAVGTAFGLLLHFPTAGLAERNGDYRTVAANSRDQQFDALAHEVQLFQRQANILKTVIKLVSPTVVHIDAERAETPGRPKRGMVEEAGSGVIVEMGGKCYVLTNRHVIKDHGRTDIKIRLFDNNVLTPEKIWSDPDTDIALMLVAAEDLIPARIGDSDEVDIGDAVLALGSPFGLSRSVTYGIISAKGRRDLKLGDQGVRFQDFLQTDAAINPGNSGGPLINTRGEVVGVNTAIVSNSGGFEGIGFSIPINMVMRVAHQLVEHGTVVRAFLGVRYDKEFDAAAAAKLGLPRPYGARVEVLTEGGPAEAARLLVDDIILSFDGIEVEDGIHLVNLVSMTEVGKEVPVIVWRNGREVKVTAKVGDATKYVKNTAVDALR is encoded by the coding sequence ATGAATCGCAACCGGTCCAAGTTCTATCTCGCCGGGATTCTCTTGGCGGTGGGCACGGCCTTCGGCCTGCTGCTGCACTTTCCAACCGCCGGCCTGGCCGAGCGCAACGGGGATTACCGTACCGTCGCCGCGAACAGCCGTGACCAGCAGTTCGACGCGCTGGCTCACGAGGTTCAGCTCTTCCAACGCCAGGCGAACATTCTCAAGACCGTGATCAAGCTCGTCAGCCCCACGGTCGTCCACATCGATGCCGAGCGTGCCGAGACCCCGGGTCGTCCTAAACGGGGTATGGTCGAGGAAGCCGGATCGGGCGTCATCGTCGAGATGGGGGGCAAATGCTATGTGCTGACCAACCGGCACGTGATCAAGGATCACGGCCGTACCGACATCAAGATTCGTTTGTTTGATAACAACGTGCTGACGCCCGAAAAGATCTGGTCCGATCCCGATACCGATATCGCGCTGATGCTCGTCGCGGCCGAAGATTTGATCCCGGCCCGCATCGGCGACAGCGACGAAGTCGACATCGGTGACGCCGTGCTGGCCTTGGGCAGCCCGTTCGGATTGAGCCGGTCGGTGACGTACGGAATCATCAGCGCCAAGGGGCGGCGTGATTTGAAACTCGGCGACCAAGGTGTGCGCTTTCAGGACTTCCTGCAAACCGATGCCGCCATCAATCCGGGCAACAGCGGCGGACCGCTAATCAACACGCGCGGCGAAGTCGTGGGTGTGAACACGGCCATCGTCAGCAATTCCGGTGGCTTTGAGGGCATCGGCTTTAGCATCCCCATCAACATGGTGATGCGCGTGGCTCATCAACTTGTCGAGCATGGGACAGTCGTGCGCGCCTTCTTGGGCGTGCGATACGACAAAGAATTCGACGCCGCGGCGGCCGCGAAGCTGGGACTTCCTCGGCCCTATGGTGCGCGGGTCGAAGTGCTGACCGAAGGGGGGCCGGCCGAGGCGGCTAGGCTGCTGGTGGACGATATCATCCTGAGCTTCGACGGCATCGAAGTCGAAGACGGAATCCACCTGGTAAACCTCGTCAGCATGACCGAGGTCGGCAAGGAAGTGCCCGTCATCGTGTGGCGCAACGGGCGCGAGGTCAAAGTCACGGCCAAGGTCGGAGACGCGACCAAATACGTGAAAAACACAGCCGTCGACGCCTTGCGTTAG